The following proteins are encoded in a genomic region of Chloracidobacterium sp.:
- a CDS encoding thermonuclease family protein, producing the protein MSSCESVVLERFILNKMRHLLLLPLVILTLLVSVSAQVRVTGVVTSVESGELFILSLNRNTSIPIKLRLIETPTDDQELYEVVRDHVSNFLLGKTITVTITRLENSYELAVILDGIEISKQMVRDGAAWYLDDATLDAETRNEFRTLENLAKSEKRGIWGVDGLIKPSILRKAIEESKDPITDNAVALIAWQMLGSSVEDVFAPEIYSAQSGSCSGRVVGVSDGDTVTILNNNNQTIKVRLEGIDAPEKSQSCGMRSKEFLSDQIFGKTVSCESHKQDRYGRSIGKISFNGRDINKSMVDSGFAWHYKNYASEQSQIDRVSYSSAESSARSSGLGIWATTCDHTPPWEFRKNKFLATFTDNYYDNFASQLSRTFYYSNSGSPLSSGSGPVQVRGYYRSNGAYVQSHTRRSPRR; encoded by the coding sequence ATGAGTAGTTGTGAGTCTGTAGTGCTTGAAAGGTTCATACTTAATAAGATGAGACACTTATTGTTACTACCTCTTGTAATACTAACTTTATTAGTTTCCGTCTCGGCTCAAGTCCGAGTTACTGGCGTCGTAACATCAGTCGAGAGCGGGGAATTGTTTATTCTTAGCTTAAATAGAAATACAAGTATTCCTATTAAGTTACGTCTGATTGAAACACCAACAGATGACCAGGAATTATATGAGGTAGTTAGAGATCACGTTAGCAATTTTTTATTGGGCAAAACTATTACTGTCACAATTACGAGACTAGAGAATAGTTATGAGCTGGCTGTAATTTTAGATGGAATTGAAATCAGCAAACAAATGGTTCGTGATGGTGCAGCTTGGTATTTGGACGACGCCACGCTTGATGCAGAAACGCGTAATGAATTTAGAACTTTAGAAAATCTCGCAAAGTCAGAGAAACGTGGCATATGGGGAGTTGATGGTTTAATTAAGCCCTCAATATTAAGAAAAGCGATTGAGGAATCAAAAGATCCGATCACAGACAATGCTGTAGCGCTGATTGCCTGGCAAATGTTAGGGTCGTCGGTTGAAGATGTTTTTGCACCAGAAATATATTCCGCGCAATCTGGGTCCTGCTCGGGTCGAGTTGTCGGAGTATCTGACGGCGACACTGTCACTATCCTGAATAACAATAATCAAACAATAAAAGTTAGACTCGAAGGAATTGATGCGCCAGAAAAGTCACAATCTTGCGGGATGCGTTCAAAGGAATTTTTATCGGACCAGATTTTTGGCAAAACTGTTAGCTGTGAATCACATAAACAAGATCGTTACGGAAGATCGATCGGGAAAATTTCTTTTAACGGACGTGACATAAATAAATCCATGGTCGACAGCGGATTTGCTTGGCATTATAAAAATTACGCATCTGAACAATCACAAATTGACCGTGTTTCATATAGCTCCGCGGAATCGTCAGCAAGATCATCTGGTTTGGGAATTTGGGCGACAACCTGCGACCATACGCCGCCTTGGGAATTCAGAAAAAACAAATTTTTAGCAACTTTTACGGACAATTATTATGATAACTTTGCCTCTCAACTAAGCAGGACTTTCTATTATTCAAATTCGGGAAGTCCATTGTCATCTGGCAGTGGGCCCGTTCAAGTACGTGGATATTATCGAAGTAATGGCGCCTATGTACAATCGCATACACGGAGGTCTCCAAGAAGATAA
- a CDS encoding esterase family protein — protein sequence MRRDITSWYSHNLNMDMPLVAYGHSGYPLLMFPTAAADYLEYERFHLIDAIKDYIDAGLIRAYSINSVNKYSLLNRESHPAWKVEMLSRYDRYIVDEVLPLIRNECGPNARPLTTGASLGAFLAVNTYFKHSDLFRGTIAMSGSYDIYNYLDKGYYDDNVYFNNPTMYLRNLNDDHHLPRLRHADSIVIVTGRGNYEAPERSREFSDLLNSKGIPHLLELWGHDVAHDWPWWRKMLPYYLGRFING from the coding sequence ATGAGACGAGACATTACATCGTGGTACAGCCACAACCTTAATATGGATATGCCGCTGGTCGCGTACGGCCATTCGGGCTATCCGCTGTTGATGTTCCCAACGGCCGCGGCCGACTATTTGGAATATGAGCGTTTTCACCTGATCGACGCGATCAAGGACTATATTGATGCGGGTTTGATACGGGCATATTCGATCAATTCGGTTAACAAATACAGCCTGCTTAACCGCGAGTCGCATCCCGCGTGGAAAGTTGAGATGCTGTCGCGTTACGACCGCTACATCGTTGACGAGGTTCTGCCGCTTATTCGAAATGAATGCGGCCCCAATGCGCGTCCGCTTACAACAGGAGCGTCGCTCGGTGCATTTCTCGCGGTCAATACTTACTTCAAACACTCTGATCTGTTCCGCGGCACGATCGCCATGAGCGGCAGTTACGACATCTACAACTACCTCGACAAGGGCTATTACGACGACAACGTCTATTTCAATAACCCGACGATGTATTTGCGTAATTTGAATGATGATCATCACCTGCCGCGCCTGCGGCATGCGGATTCGATAGTGATCGTAACGGGCCGGGGCAACTATGAGGCGCCGGAGCGAAGCCGTGAATTCTCGGATCTGCTGAACTCCAAGGGTATTCCGCATCTGCTCGAACTTTGGGGCCACGATGTTGCACACGATTGGCCGTGGTGGCGAAAGATGCTGCCTTATTACCTGGGCCGCTTTATCAACGGCTAG
- a CDS encoding glycosyltransferase family 39 protein, whose translation MAAASTKQNGSQVIVAIWAAVLLTVFIAFRSTDLLKLPMLLGGLGGGEVFGAAFVDTLIGAAAAGAVLLSWFGLGSLTAKLIRAERRENDSHVLELVRSTAVGSILWSLIWFFLGIAGLYTKTAAVTAMALGIALCVFGALRLREARNESRTPDAASGVDRLLILLVGFVLLIAFVAALAPPTAKDTLLYHFALPKAYIAQGGNGFVEGNIASYLALGGEMHFVWAMLLGGVYSVRAGEAAAGVTAFLFLPLLLAAVFGWAREANVSRRWSLLAVLIVAGIPSAYFAASSGYTDIALALYVTLGIYSLLRWLDGGEHRQLVYLAICLGGSLAIKLTTIFVIAAIVLIALLRLRQVQNSARMLGSLCLSLVLAGVLASPWYLRTWQATGSPLFPFYLSIWKGAAPGWDVERSNLFQAMNAQYGGVDRAPVNYLLAPLRLSLAAQPEDADLYDGVLGAAFLIGLPLIWFGLRRKNSTVATLTGISGIYFLFWLFSSEQIRYLLPIVPLLAVAVAASADSSEEKGAEKAWYYALAFACLLGIGTSLAWFAMRSPMRVVLGGETRDEYLARMIDHYPYYQVVNSETPQNAAIWLIDMRRDTYNIERRAVSDYLFEDHTLKEILWRSQNIDDLRRNAAALKVDYILARHDFLFGYDISPLVDDKRPRAENDAKLSMAKAFLLDPMRVIKQDKKFSLVKVN comes from the coding sequence GTGGCCGCAGCTTCGACAAAACAGAACGGCAGTCAGGTGATCGTCGCTATTTGGGCGGCGGTTCTGCTTACCGTTTTTATTGCATTTCGAAGTACCGATCTGCTAAAGCTGCCGATGCTCTTGGGCGGCCTCGGCGGCGGTGAGGTGTTCGGTGCGGCGTTCGTCGATACATTGATCGGTGCGGCGGCCGCAGGTGCCGTTCTCTTATCGTGGTTCGGCCTCGGCTCGCTCACTGCCAAATTGATCCGGGCCGAACGGCGCGAGAACGATTCGCATGTTCTCGAACTTGTACGTTCGACGGCCGTCGGTTCGATCCTCTGGTCGCTTATATGGTTCTTTCTCGGCATTGCCGGCCTTTACACCAAAACGGCGGCGGTAACGGCGATGGCGCTTGGTATCGCATTATGTGTTTTCGGGGCGCTTCGCCTGCGTGAAGCACGCAATGAGAGCCGAACACCGGATGCAGCTTCGGGTGTTGACCGGCTGCTGATCTTGCTTGTCGGGTTCGTTCTGTTGATCGCGTTCGTCGCGGCACTTGCGCCGCCGACCGCAAAGGACACGCTGCTCTACCACTTCGCTCTGCCAAAGGCCTACATCGCGCAGGGCGGCAACGGCTTTGTCGAGGGCAACATCGCGAGCTACCTTGCCCTCGGCGGCGAGATGCATTTCGTCTGGGCGATGCTGCTCGGCGGCGTTTACAGCGTGCGTGCGGGTGAGGCTGCCGCGGGCGTGACGGCGTTCCTTTTTTTGCCGCTGCTGCTTGCGGCCGTTTTCGGGTGGGCACGCGAGGCAAATGTGTCGCGTCGTTGGTCGCTGCTTGCGGTACTCATCGTCGCAGGGATACCGTCGGCGTACTTCGCGGCATCGAGCGGATATACGGATATTGCTCTGGCTCTGTATGTAACGCTCGGCATCTATTCACTGCTTCGATGGCTGGACGGCGGCGAGCATCGCCAGCTTGTCTATCTTGCGATATGCCTGGGCGGATCCCTTGCGATCAAACTTACGACGATATTCGTAATAGCAGCCATCGTCCTCATCGCATTGCTTCGGCTTCGGCAGGTGCAGAATTCGGCGCGGATGCTTGGATCGCTTTGCCTAAGCCTTGTGCTTGCCGGCGTGCTTGCTTCGCCGTGGTATCTGCGAACGTGGCAGGCAACAGGTTCGCCGCTTTTTCCTTTTTATTTGAGCATTTGGAAAGGTGCGGCTCCGGGCTGGGATGTCGAACGGTCGAATCTTTTTCAGGCGATGAACGCTCAATACGGCGGCGTCGATCGCGCACCGGTGAATTATCTGCTCGCACCGCTTCGTCTTTCACTTGCCGCTCAGCCGGAAGATGCAGATCTGTACGACGGCGTGCTTGGTGCAGCGTTCCTGATCGGCCTGCCGCTCATTTGGTTCGGCCTTCGCCGAAAGAACTCAACGGTCGCGACGCTTACCGGCATTTCAGGGATCTACTTTCTGTTCTGGCTTTTTTCGAGCGAGCAGATCAGGTATCTCCTGCCGATCGTCCCGCTGCTTGCGGTCGCAGTCGCGGCTTCGGCAGATAGTTCGGAGGAGAAAGGCGCCGAAAAAGCGTGGTATTACGCGCTCGCGTTCGCTTGCCTTTTGGGCATCGGAACGTCGCTCGCATGGTTCGCTATGCGTTCGCCGATGCGTGTGGTGCTCGGCGGCGAGACACGCGATGAGTATTTGGCACGGATGATCGATCATTACCCGTATTACCAGGTCGTTAACAGCGAAACGCCGCAAAATGCAGCCATCTGGCTGATCGATATGCGACGCGACACATACAATATCGAACGCCGTGCGGTCTCGGATTATTTATTTGAAGATCATACGCTGAAAGAGATTCTTTGGAGGTCGCAGAACATAGATGATCTGCGGCGCAATGCCGCTGCGCTAAAGGTCGATTACATACTTGCACGCCACGATTTTCTTTTCGGCTACGACATCTCTCCGCTCGTCGATGACAAGCGGCCGCGTGCCGAGAATGACGCAAAGCTTTCAATGGCGAAAGCCTTCCTGCTCGATCCGATGCGAGTGATCAAGCAGGACAAAAAATTTAGTTTGGTAAAGGTTAATTAG
- the lipB gene encoding lipoyl(octanoyl) transferase LipB, which translates to MARRSLEVRRLGRVGYADSLDLQAKLEAEVIERREADHLLLLEHPHTFTIGRRANESGVLATAEVLRNLGVEVFEINRGGRVTYHGIGQIVGYPIISLSPEREDVHRYVRDLEEVLIRTMDDFGIKAFTIEGLTGVHTEQGKVAAIGVHIKRWVTTHGFALNVNTDLSYYNWIIACEGEPVTSMDRLLGREIALAEVEERLEVNFRRVFGYENSEAEVQKAAVSPQVHTQPGNAA; encoded by the coding sequence ATGGCAAGACGCAGTTTAGAGGTTCGCAGGCTCGGAAGGGTTGGCTACGCCGATTCGCTCGATCTGCAGGCGAAGCTCGAAGCCGAGGTCATCGAACGGCGTGAAGCGGATCATCTGTTGCTGCTTGAGCATCCTCACACATTCACCATCGGCAGGCGTGCAAATGAGAGCGGCGTACTTGCAACGGCCGAGGTGCTGCGAAACTTGGGTGTCGAGGTATTCGAGATAAATCGCGGCGGCCGCGTTACGTATCACGGCATCGGCCAGATCGTCGGCTATCCGATAATCTCACTTTCGCCCGAGCGCGAGGACGTACACAGATATGTGCGCGACCTCGAAGAGGTACTGATCCGCACGATGGATGATTTCGGGATCAAGGCCTTTACCATAGAAGGCTTGACCGGCGTACACACTGAGCAAGGAAAGGTCGCGGCTATCGGCGTTCATATCAAGCGTTGGGTTACGACCCACGGCTTTGCACTCAATGTGAACACCGACCTTTCTTATTACAATTGGATCATCGCGTGCGAAGGCGAACCTGTAACGTCAATGGATCGCCTGCTCGGCCGCGAGATCGCTCTTGCAGAAGTTGAAGAGCGTTTGGAAGTGAATTTTCGCCGCGTTTTCGGATATGAGAACTCGGAAGCAGAAGTACAAAAGGCGGCTGTATCGCCGCAGGTCCATACACAGCCGGGCAACGCCGCATAA
- the sufC gene encoding Fe-S cluster assembly ATPase SufC — translation MLLEVKDLHAGIEGKKILKGLNLQVNKGEVHAIMGPNGSGKSTLSKVLAGHPSYEVTSGEVLFEGRNLLELDPDERAREGVFMAFQYPVEVPGVSNSQFLRLAYNEKMKHIGEEELDPLEFNDHLKEKAKLVEMDPQFFKRSVNEGFSGGEKKRNEILQMAVLEPKLAILDETDSGLDIDALRIVAEGVNKLRSSENAIILVTHYQRLLNYIQPDFVHVLAGGKIVKEGGKDLALELEEKGYDWVKAAAK, via the coding sequence ATGTTATTGGAAGTAAAAGACCTGCATGCAGGCATCGAAGGAAAAAAGATATTGAAAGGCCTGAATCTTCAGGTCAACAAGGGCGAGGTCCACGCCATCATGGGGCCGAACGGTTCGGGCAAGTCAACCTTGTCAAAGGTTCTCGCCGGCCATCCGTCATACGAGGTTACTTCGGGCGAAGTGCTGTTTGAAGGGCGCAACCTGCTTGAGCTCGATCCGGACGAGCGCGCACGCGAGGGCGTCTTTATGGCGTTCCAATATCCGGTCGAGGTGCCGGGCGTTTCAAACTCGCAGTTTCTGCGTCTTGCGTACAACGAAAAGATGAAGCACATCGGCGAGGAGGAGCTCGACCCGCTCGAATTCAACGATCATCTGAAGGAAAAGGCGAAACTCGTCGAGATGGATCCGCAGTTCTTCAAGCGGTCGGTGAATGAGGGTTTCTCGGGCGGTGAAAAGAAGCGTAACGAGATACTGCAAATGGCAGTGCTCGAACCAAAGCTTGCGATCCTTGACGAGACCGATTCGGGGCTTGATATTGACGCCCTGCGCATCGTCGCCGAGGGCGTGAACAAGCTGCGTTCGAGCGAGAATGCCATCATCCTCGTTACGCACTATCAGCGGCTTTTGAATTACATTCAGCCCGATTTCGTCCATGTACTTGCGGGTGGCAAGATCGTGAAGGAAGGCGGCAAAGATCTTGCTCTCGAACTCGAAGAAAAGGGCTACGATTGGGTGAAAGCAGCCGCAAAGTAA
- a CDS encoding Rrf2 family transcriptional regulator gives MKISAQEEYSLRCLVQLAELSAGESLTLPQIAEREGISTANAGKLMWMLNKAGFVQSTRGTKGGYFLARPADEIRLSEIIKVLDAETVHKHCSSYSGVKDECVHSGDCGIRPVILGVHELVENALSQITLQQLVGSEKSVDKMFHSIQGLDRPIDLQRAGV, from the coding sequence ATGAAGATATCGGCTCAAGAGGAATACAGCTTGCGGTGCCTGGTGCAACTTGCCGAGTTATCGGCGGGCGAGAGCCTTACACTGCCGCAGATCGCCGAACGCGAGGGCATCTCGACCGCCAATGCGGGCAAGCTGATGTGGATGCTGAATAAGGCAGGCTTTGTTCAATCCACGCGAGGAACGAAAGGCGGCTATTTTTTAGCGCGGCCTGCGGATGAGATCCGACTTAGTGAGATAATAAAGGTGCTCGACGCGGAAACCGTGCATAAGCACTGCTCGAGCTATTCGGGTGTTAAGGATGAGTGCGTACACAGCGGTGATTGCGGTATAAGGCCCGTAATTTTGGGGGTTCATGAGCTGGTGGAGAATGCGTTATCACAGATAACGCTGCAGCAGCTCGTAGGCAGTGAAAAGAGCGTCGATAAGATGTTCCACTCGATCCAAGGCCTCGACCGCCCGATCGATCTTCAGCGTGCCGGTGTATAG
- a CDS encoding type II toxin-antitoxin system HicB family antitoxin: MNLAIELEQEDDGRWIAEIDELDGVLVYGDTKEEAIRNVKTLALRVIADRLENGENLPQQVESLIFQAA, translated from the coding sequence ATGAATTTAGCAATTGAACTTGAACAAGAAGATGACGGCCGTTGGATCGCTGAGATCGATGAGCTTGATGGAGTTCTCGTTTATGGCGATACAAAGGAAGAAGCGATTCGGAACGTAAAAACGCTTGCCCTTCGTGTTATCGCCGATCGACTTGAAAATGGCGAGAATTTGCCCCAACAAGTGGAGAGCCTGATATTTCAAGCAGCATGA
- a CDS encoding TlpA family protein disulfide reductase, with translation MRIFFAIFFILASFAATAAQNEQSPIVEKDISYKNWTLKDVRTGEDRDLRQMIAGKKLVIIVYFAPWCHGWRHDITFLRRFYKDYSSKGLEIIGVGEYSSVASMRSNLEANKVAFPVVYESDSQEDAKKTKHYRYRTLAGDFRNWGTPWYIFIDPSKVETKGDTLLKRTFLINGEMIETEGEKFIREKLGIPPSDDHRASASTEKQEACDTAGLEIKLNKQ, from the coding sequence ATGAGAATATTCTTTGCGATCTTCTTTATTTTGGCGTCCTTTGCGGCGACAGCGGCTCAAAATGAGCAGTCACCGATCGTCGAGAAGGATATCTCATATAAGAATTGGACCCTGAAGGATGTCCGAACGGGCGAGGATCGTGATCTGCGGCAAATGATCGCAGGCAAAAAACTCGTCATCATCGTTTATTTTGCCCCTTGGTGCCATGGCTGGCGGCACGATATCACGTTCCTAAGAAGGTTCTACAAAGACTACTCTTCAAAAGGTCTTGAGATCATAGGCGTTGGTGAATACAGCTCGGTCGCATCGATGCGGTCGAATCTGGAGGCCAATAAGGTCGCATTCCCTGTTGTTTACGAATCGGACAGTCAGGAGGATGCGAAAAAGACCAAGCATTACCGCTATCGAACCTTAGCCGGCGATTTTCGAAATTGGGGCACGCCTTGGTACATCTTCATCGACCCGTCAAAGGTTGAAACAAAGGGCGATACGCTTCTCAAGAGAACATTCCTCATCAATGGCGAAATGATCGAAACGGAGGGCGAGAAGTTCATCCGCGAAAAATTGGGCATCCCGCCGTCCGATGATCATCGCGCCTCCGCGAGTACGGAAAAGCAAGAGGCCTGCGACACGGCAGGCCTCGAGATAAAGCTAAATAAGCAGTAG
- a CDS encoding type II toxin-antitoxin system HicA family toxin has product MSSWRSAKARRVLAALESIGWRVKRQKGSHKTLSREGWADYVFAFHDGDEIGSKMMARIAKKTGLKPEDV; this is encoded by the coding sequence ATGAGTAGCTGGAGATCGGCAAAAGCCAGGCGCGTTTTGGCCGCACTGGAGAGCATCGGCTGGCGCGTCAAACGTCAGAAGGGGTCACACAAAACCCTTTCACGAGAGGGCTGGGCGGATTATGTATTTGCGTTTCACGACGGTGATGAGATCGGGTCAAAGATGATGGCCCGCATTGCCAAAAAGACCGGACTAAAACCGGAAGATGTTTGA
- the sufB gene encoding Fe-S cluster assembly protein SufB, with protein MSTATELLKDREYKYGFVTDIETEVIPKGLSEATIHLISSKKNEPEWMLDFRLKAYRSWLKLSEPSRWPNFEYPEIDFQDIAYYAAPRHKPKKESMDEVDPKLIETFEKLGIPLSEQKMLAGVAVDAVFDSVSVATTYKEKLKKAGVIFCSFSDAVKEYPELVQKYLGSVVPYGDNFYAALNSGVFSDGSFVYIPKGVRCPMELSTYFRINTQESGQFERTLIVAEEGGYVAYNEGCTAPQFDTNQLHAAVVELVALDDAEIKYSTVQNWYAGDENGVGGIFNFVTKRGACRGKNAKISWTQVETGSAITWKYPSVILQGDNSIGEFYSVALTNDAQIADTGTKMIHIGKNTRSTIISKGISAGRSNNSYRGQVKVMPKAEGARNYTQCDSMLIGSSCEANTFPYIEVMNNTARVEHEATTSKISEDQLFYLQQRGISQEDAVSLIINGFCKDVFRELPMEYAVEAQKLLGLKLEGSVG; from the coding sequence ATGTCAACGGCAACAGAGTTATTAAAAGATCGCGAATATAAGTACGGATTCGTTACGGACATCGAGACCGAAGTGATCCCGAAAGGGTTATCCGAGGCGACCATACATTTGATCTCGTCCAAGAAGAACGAACCGGAATGGATGCTCGACTTTCGGCTGAAAGCCTATCGAAGCTGGCTGAAACTGAGCGAACCTTCGCGTTGGCCGAACTTCGAGTATCCGGAGATCGACTTTCAGGATATCGCGTACTACGCCGCACCTCGGCATAAACCGAAAAAAGAGTCGATGGATGAGGTCGATCCGAAGCTGATCGAGACCTTTGAAAAGCTGGGCATCCCTCTCAGCGAACAGAAAATGCTGGCAGGCGTTGCGGTCGATGCCGTGTTCGACTCGGTTTCGGTCGCGACAACGTACAAAGAGAAATTGAAGAAAGCGGGCGTCATCTTCTGCTCATTCTCGGATGCCGTGAAGGAGTATCCCGAACTTGTGCAGAAATACCTGGGCTCGGTAGTGCCTTACGGCGACAATTTCTACGCGGCGTTGAACTCGGGGGTGTTTTCGGACGGTTCGTTCGTTTACATTCCTAAAGGCGTTCGCTGCCCGATGGAACTTTCGACGTATTTTCGAATAAATACGCAGGAATCCGGGCAGTTCGAGCGAACGCTTATCGTTGCCGAAGAAGGCGGTTACGTCGCGTATAACGAAGGCTGCACGGCGCCGCAGTTCGATACGAATCAGCTTCACGCGGCGGTCGTCGAACTCGTTGCGTTGGATGATGCCGAGATCAAATATTCGACCGTCCAGAATTGGTACGCGGGTGATGAGAACGGCGTCGGCGGCATATTCAATTTTGTTACGAAACGCGGCGCCTGCCGCGGAAAGAACGCAAAGATCTCATGGACACAGGTCGAGACCGGCTCTGCCATCACGTGGAAATATCCGAGCGTTATCCTGCAGGGCGACAATTCGATCGGTGAGTTCTACTCGGTCGCGTTGACCAATGACGCGCAGATCGCCGATACGGGCACCAAGATGATCCACATCGGCAAGAATACACGCTCGACGATTATCTCAAAGGGCATTTCTGCGGGACGGTCCAATAATTCGTATCGCGGCCAGGTCAAGGTGATGCCGAAAGCCGAAGGGGCAAGGAATTATACTCAGTGCGATTCGATGCTGATCGGCAGCAGCTGCGAGGCGAACACCTTTCCATACATCGAAGTGATGAACAACACTGCCCGTGTTGAGCACGAGGCGACCACTTCAAAGATCAGCGAGGACCAGCTCTTCTATCTGCAGCAGCGCGGCATCTCGCAGGAAGACGCCGTCTCGCTCATCATCAACGGCTTCTGCAAGGACGTGTTCCGCGAGCTGCCGATGGAATATGCCGTTGAGGCACAGAAGTTGCTGGGTCTGAAACTCGAAGGAAGTGTGGGGTAG
- a CDS encoding MBL fold metallo-hydrolase: MRLTVLGSGSSAPHPTRTSSGYWLDTGKGSILLDCPPSIISRLGAERPDWPSLDAIWISHFHLDHVGGLAPLLFGMKHAPEMSRRASALTIFGPAGLRRLIDAMDAAGNYRLLKQHFPVNIVEAAPLEHFEILPGVKAVAAKTPHTKESLAIHIDNGERTIAFTSDTGFDEALAAMAAGVDLFILECSFFKDKPLDTHLELREAMFLIRKAKPRLAMLTHFFSDWDAVDIAEEIRSLDPPCNVIEAKDGASITLDQ, encoded by the coding sequence ATGCGATTGACCGTTCTCGGCTCAGGCTCTTCGGCTCCGCACCCGACGCGGACAAGCAGCGGATATTGGCTTGACACCGGCAAGGGCAGCATACTTCTTGACTGCCCGCCGTCGATCATTTCACGGCTTGGGGCTGAACGCCCGGATTGGCCTTCACTTGATGCCATCTGGATATCGCACTTCCATCTCGATCACGTCGGCGGGCTTGCACCGCTGCTCTTCGGTATGAAGCATGCTCCTGAAATGAGCCGGCGCGCAAGTGCCCTCACGATCTTCGGCCCGGCAGGGCTTCGCCGCCTGATCGATGCGATGGATGCAGCAGGGAATTATCGGCTGCTGAAGCAGCATTTTCCGGTAAATATCGTTGAGGCAGCGCCGCTCGAACACTTCGAGATCTTGCCCGGCGTAAAGGCAGTTGCCGCAAAGACGCCGCACACCAAAGAGAGCCTTGCCATACACATCGACAACGGCGAGCGGACGATCGCCTTCACATCGGACACGGGTTTTGACGAGGCCTTGGCCGCAATGGCCGCCGGCGTCGATCTCTTTATCCTCGAATGTTCGTTCTTTAAGGACAAGCCGCTCGACACACACCTTGAACTGCGGGAGGCGATGTTCCTGATACGCAAGGCGAAGCCGCGGCTGGCGATGCTTACGCACTTCTTTTCGGATTGGGATGCGGTCGATATCGCGGAGGAAATAAGGAGCCTCGACCCGCCGTGTAACGTGATCGAGGCAAAGGACGGAGCGAGCATCACGCTAGATCAATGA
- the sufD gene encoding Fe-S cluster assembly protein SufD: protein MTAMTAAPETAYKTKFERFITGEANAELAEERRRAFKHFEENGFPTPTLEDWKYTNPAIAKEFDTVIRPVVPVNGNFDREALGILKRFDSFRNGFTSLNAAFAEISVIRIPKETALAEPIVLNFTSDDEAAAFPHVIVIAEAGSKATIVEHYDSERQSFTNAAVQIVIEDNAAVRHYRVQKDSLDAFNYGVTEVTIGRGASYDATSINLGGALSRHDIDVKFTAEGGEAWVDGLFMLDGAQHHDTHSILDHTVPNCTSHQTYRGVLNGDSRGVFNGKVFVRRGAHGTDAEQSNKNLLLSNTARVDTKPQLEIFNEDVKCSHGATVGQLEEEELFYLLTRGLPEQLARNLLTYGFAEEIINKIEIDSIKQDLDAAVLNRLNAEI from the coding sequence ATGACTGCAATGACAGCGGCCCCTGAAACGGCTTACAAAACAAAATTCGAACGATTCATTACCGGTGAGGCCAATGCGGAATTGGCTGAGGAACGCAGGCGCGCATTCAAGCATTTCGAGGAGAACGGCTTTCCGACGCCAACGCTTGAGGATTGGAAATATACCAACCCGGCAATCGCGAAAGAGTTCGACACGGTTATCCGACCCGTCGTGCCAGTGAACGGAAATTTTGACCGCGAGGCCTTGGGAATTCTAAAAAGGTTTGACAGCTTCCGCAATGGTTTTACGTCGCTCAACGCCGCGTTCGCTGAGATCAGCGTGATCCGCATCCCGAAAGAGACGGCACTTGCTGAGCCGATCGTTCTGAACTTCACTTCGGATGACGAAGCGGCCGCATTCCCGCATGTCATCGTGATCGCTGAGGCAGGCAGTAAGGCGACGATCGTCGAGCATTACGACTCTGAGCGGCAGAGCTTTACTAACGCCGCCGTGCAGATCGTTATCGAAGACAATGCCGCCGTCCGGCATTACCGCGTGCAGAAGGATTCGCTCGATGCGTTCAACTACGGCGTTACCGAAGTAACAATCGGCCGCGGAGCGAGTTATGATGCGACAAGCATCAATTTGGGCGGTGCGTTATCGCGGCATGATATTGATGTGAAATTTACCGCCGAAGGCGGCGAAGCGTGGGTTGACGGCCTCTTTATGCTCGACGGCGCGCAGCATCACGACACACATTCCATACTCGATCACACCGTGCCGAACTGCACATCGCACCAGACCTATCGCGGTGTTCTGAACGGCGATTCGCGAGGTGTTTTTAACGGCAAGGTCTTCGTTCGCCGCGGTGCTCACGGCACTGATGCCGAGCAGTCGAACAAGAATCTGTTGCTGTCGAACACTGCCCGGGTCGATACAAAGCCGCAGCTTGAGATCTTTAATGAAGATGTAAAATGCAGCCACGGTGCAACGGTCGGCCAGCTCGAGGAAGAGGAGCTTTTCTACCTACTGACCCGCGGCCTGCCCGAGCAGCTCGCACGCAACTTGCTGACCTATGGATTCGCCGAGGAGATCATCAACAAGATCGAGATCGACTCGATCAAGCAGGATCTCGACGCGGCCGTGTTGAATAGACTGAACGCAGAAATATAG